One Anguilla rostrata isolate EN2019 chromosome 15, ASM1855537v3, whole genome shotgun sequence genomic window carries:
- the LOC135241461 gene encoding calcipressin-1-like isoform X2, whose protein sequence is MHLKTVKCNQNCVIATLADLEVFNNPVSQAGFEALFRSFDAEATFQYFKSFRRVRVNFGTAAAATEARARLHKSEFNGKEMRVHFAQSVHIGSARLEPPKPDKQFLISPPASPPVGWQQALDATPVVNYDLLCAISKLGPGEKYELHTGTSTTPSVVVHVCENEQESSNSDDDDDDGKTPPPKIIQTRRPDYTPAVLH, encoded by the exons atgcacctgaAGACCGTGAAGTGTAACCAAAACTGTGTGATTGCCACGTTAGCTGACCTGGAAGTGTTCAACAATCCAGTATCGCAG GCCGGCTTCGAGGCCCTGTTCCGCTCCTTCGACGCCGAGGCCACCTTCCAGTACTTCAAGAGTTTCCGGCGCGTGCGGGTCAACTTCGGCACCGCGGCGGCCGCCACCGAGGCCCGGGCGCGGCTCCACAAGAGCGAGTTCAACGGCAAGGAGATGCGCGTGCATTTCGCCCAG TCTGTGCACATCGGGAGCGCTCGTCTGGAGCCCCCCAAGCCAGATAAGCAGTTCCTCATctccccccctgcctcccctcccGTGGGCTGGCAGCAGGCGCTGGACGCCACGCCCGTCGTCAACTACGACCTGCTGTGTGCCATCTCCAAACTGGGGCCAG GTGAGAAATATGAGCTCCACACCGGGACCTCCACCACCCCGAGTGTGGTTGTGCACGTGTGCGAGAACGAGCAGGAGAGCTCCAACAgcgacgacgacgacgatgatGGGAAGACCCCGCCTCCCAAAATCATCCAGACGCGCCGCCCGGACTACACCCCAGCAGTCCTGCACTGA
- the mab21l3 gene encoding protein mab-21-like 3, producing MADFTEEDLDNYLQNQVDLRHRQVLKTVEEVQKIIKDLTTEISIKDGRFQPITNSGIHSDNVKDQPALVAKLATLLRGKCAINPAIQVLTPTFILISVPVRGLTGYKERRTRQWRYYTLSGSRLLSPVREPEKLHQWLELESFHNPAQEWHDGSVAMEGDIVPAKVVNVFREQLKAAIKACALASKVCILETGGSVVRVAVETSEGQIEVELVPTVEMMNCWPKKARWPKLLKRWPTAERARCVKSFGFNLMATSNYHWLLSFSRAEQVLLGGIDEDGGCRRKCYRVIRQLKEEEWCPGPKPAITAYHLQTLLFWTCEKYPSTKHWRNLRESVLRLAKKLHKCVSQRYLRHYFVRGYNLLKYTNTNELDDMTKKICDFLNNPGIYIH from the exons ATGGCTGACTTCACTGAAGAGGACCTGGACAACTATCTACAGAACCAG GTGGATCTCAGACACCGGCAGGTTTTGAAAACAGTAGAGGAAGTGCAGAAGATCATTAAAGACCTGACCACTGAGATCAGCATCAAGGATGGCCGCTTCCAGCCCATCACCAACTCAGGCATACACAGCGACAACGTCAAA GATCAGCCGGCCTTAGTGGCCAAGTTGGCAACCCTACTGAGGGGCAAATGTGCGATCAACCCAGCTATCCAG GTCCTCACGCCGACTTTCATCCTGATCTCCGTGCCCGTCCGGGGGCTGACGGGGTACAAGGAGCGGCGGACACGGCAGTGGCGCTACTACACGCTGAGCGGCTCGCGGCTGCTCTCGCCGGTCCGCGAGCCCGAGAAGCTGCACCAGtggctggagctggagagctTCCACAACCCCGCCCAGGAGTGGCACGACGGCAGCGTCGCCATGGAGGGCGACATCGTGCCCGCCAAGGTGGTCAACGTCTTCCGGGAGCAGCTGAAGGCGGCCATCAAGGCCTGTGCCTTGGCGA GTAAAGTCTGCATACTGGAGACAGGGGGGTCTGTAGTCCGTGTTGCCGTGGAGACATCAGAGGGTCAGATAGAGGTGGAGCTGGTTCCAACAGTGGAGATGATGAACTGCTGGCCCAAAAAAGCTCGCTGGCCCAAACTGCTGAAACGGTGGCCCACTGCGGAGCGAGCGCGCTGCGTCAAG TCTTTTGGATTCAACCTGATGGCCACCTCCAACTATCACTGGTTGCTGTCCTTCTCACGGGCAGAACAGGTGCTGCTGGGAGGCATCGATGAGGACGGGGGATGCCGCAGGAAGTGCTATCGCGTGATTCGTCAACTGAAAGAGGAGGAGTGGTGTCCGGGCCCCAAGCCTGCCATCACTGCTTACCATCTACAG actctgctGTTCTGGACCTGTGAGAAGTACCCCAGCACCAAGCACTGGCGGAACCTGAGGGAGAGCGTACTGCGCCTGGCCAAGAAGCTCCACAAGTGTGTGAGCCAGCGCTACCTCCGCCACTACTTTGTCCGCGGCTACAACCTGCTCAAGTACACCAACACCAACGAGCTGGATGACATGACCAAAAAGATCTGTGATTTCCTCAACAACCCAGGCATTTACATCCACTGA
- the LOC135241461 gene encoding calcipressin-1-like isoform X1: protein MQEQGLKKDGEDKVDVHFTDQPNALIVCKVHESIFVDDQLKAGFEALFRSFDAEATFQYFKSFRRVRVNFGTAAAATEARARLHKSEFNGKEMRVHFAQSVHIGSARLEPPKPDKQFLISPPASPPVGWQQALDATPVVNYDLLCAISKLGPGEKYELHTGTSTTPSVVVHVCENEQESSNSDDDDDDGKTPPPKIIQTRRPDYTPAVLH, encoded by the exons ATGCAGGAACAGGGGCTGAAAAAAGACGGAGAGGACAAAGTCGATGTGCATTTTACTGATCAACCTAATGCACTCATCGTCTGTAAAGTGCATGAAAGCATATTCGTTGATGATCAGTTAAAG GCCGGCTTCGAGGCCCTGTTCCGCTCCTTCGACGCCGAGGCCACCTTCCAGTACTTCAAGAGTTTCCGGCGCGTGCGGGTCAACTTCGGCACCGCGGCGGCCGCCACCGAGGCCCGGGCGCGGCTCCACAAGAGCGAGTTCAACGGCAAGGAGATGCGCGTGCATTTCGCCCAG TCTGTGCACATCGGGAGCGCTCGTCTGGAGCCCCCCAAGCCAGATAAGCAGTTCCTCATctccccccctgcctcccctcccGTGGGCTGGCAGCAGGCGCTGGACGCCACGCCCGTCGTCAACTACGACCTGCTGTGTGCCATCTCCAAACTGGGGCCAG GTGAGAAATATGAGCTCCACACCGGGACCTCCACCACCCCGAGTGTGGTTGTGCACGTGTGCGAGAACGAGCAGGAGAGCTCCAACAgcgacgacgacgacgatgatGGGAAGACCCCGCCTCCCAAAATCATCCAGACGCGCCGCCCGGACTACACCCCAGCAGTCCTGCACTGA